The Saccopteryx leptura isolate mSacLep1 chromosome 2, mSacLep1_pri_phased_curated, whole genome shotgun sequence genome has a window encoding:
- the LOC136391684 gene encoding zinc finger BED domain-containing protein 5-like — MAATGFTELARETRPPASAGQKEAEEASGAAAAGTGQPRGAAAPPRVGEPGPPNAARGYCCGADGGPRSPGSGADRPALPFARGKPASRPCAPSRPLLTQRAAHSKMSGASKKKTRQYSEEYLKFGFIPTVHDERIPFCLLCQECLTNESMKRGRLEAHLKAKHSAHVNSDLSYFKTLKKNFEKRTTLKSLFTAHTSTNNRVLEASYQISLFITKTGENHTIGENLIKPSISAFLKMVLEKDDKDVKAMPLSNNTVSRRIDKMSEDIEKQLIEKLKTRKFSLQMDEPTLRDSEAY, encoded by the exons atggcggctactggctttacag AGCTCGCGCGCGAGACTCGGCCGCCGGCCAGCGCCGGGCAGAAGGAGGCGGAAGAGGCGAGCGGCGCGGCCGCGGCGGGGACCGGGCAGCCGAGAGGGGCCGCAGCGCCTCCCAGAGTCGGAGAGCCGGGGCCACCGAACGCCGCGCGAGGGTACTGCTGCGGGGCCGACGGCGGGCCGCGGTCGCCCGGGAGCGGGGCTGATCGCCCGGCGCTGCCTTTCGCGCGCGGAAAGCCCGCGTCCCGCCCGTGTGCGCCCAGCCGCCCGCTACTTACCCAGCGAGCAG cccatagtaaaatgagtggtgcaagcaagaaaaaaactcgtcaatattcggaggaatatttaaaatttgggttcatacccactgttcacgatgagaggattcctttttgtcttttatgccaggaatgcttgaccaacgaatcaatgaaacgaggtcgtcttgaggcgcatttgaaggcgaaacatagtgctcatgttaattcagatttgagttactttaaaactttaaagaaaaattttgaaaaaagaacaacattaaagtctctatttactgctcatacttcaactaataatcgtgttcttgaggctagttatcaaatttctttattcatcactaaaactggagaaaatcacactataggagagaatttaataaaaccatcaatatcagcatttcttaaaatggttcttgaaaaagatgacaaagatgtaaaagctatgccactcagtaacaatactgttagcagaagaatagacaaaatgagtgaggatattgaaaaacaacttattgaaaagctgaaaacaagaaaattctccttgcaaatggatgaaccaactttgagagacagtgaggcgtATTGA